A portion of the Cryptomeria japonica chromosome 5, Sugi_1.0, whole genome shotgun sequence genome contains these proteins:
- the LOC131076356 gene encoding pentatricopeptide repeat-containing protein At5g15010, mitochondrial, with protein MFLEANNSATSIFKLFNKILSIYHFQIRTAAKPFFNPHKPYLTPSKPFSNLRKPPDTNQKCLHNSMYLGSVYSHSIKNVRFTAFFSKRFHSTGEGVKNEGGIEAVQEISDCESNEKNKKGHGESKGLKRNVERVLCILRKFEGSSHDARSALEKSGLVATSDLVQRVLSRAQNNWQSAYTCFLWATSQPDYKHSIRSYHTMISMLGKWKQFDVAWALIRKMQGVRDEISMVRLETLLIMIESYSAARNVGEAVKTFYLLEKFKLKVDINVFCGLLSALCKYKNVEDAEQLLYHKKSAFAYETKSFNIVLNGWCNIIVSVTEAKRFWTVMIENGIDLDACSYGCMICCFSKAGYLNDVIRLFEQMKRRNYAPDLKVYNAAAYALAKEKCFKEAYILLNVMAEKGFTPNAVTYLSLIKGFCKAGNLKDAYKIFDKMIQNGLKPSITAFHAFFSALEDPKETMELFEKMIKSKCTPTMETFIMLIRKFCRRCEFEVVFKVWHNMGDYGHSPNRMAYSVLIHGLFLNGRTEEAHKYYEEMKSKGFYPDPATDKMLNAWIAGRELTAP; from the coding sequence ATGTTTTTAGAGGCAAATAACTCTGCTACCAGTATTTTCAAGCTATTTAACAAAATTTTAAGCATTTACCATTTTCAGATCAGAACTGCCGCGAAACCTTTTTTCAACCCTCATAAACCCTACCTAACCCCTAGTAAGCCCTTTTCAAACCTTCGTAAACCCccagacacaaaccaaaaatgtTTACATAATTCAATGTACCTGGGTTCTGTATATAGTCATTCGATAAAAAATGTTAGATTCACTGCATTTTTTTCCAAAAGGTTTCACTCTACAGGAGAAGGCGTTAAGAATGAGGGGGGCATTGAAGCAGTGCAAGAAATATCAGATTGTGAGAGTAACGAAAAGAATAAAAAAGGGCATGGAGAGTCAAAGGGTCTTAAAAGGAATGTGGAAAGAGTATTGTGTATCTTGAGGAAGTTTGAGGGTTCGAGTCATGACGCAAGGTCAGCACTGGAAAAAAGCGGGTTAGTTGCTACATCTGACCTGGTACAAAGGGTATTGTCTAGAGCTCAAAATAATTGGCAGTCTGCGTATACATGTTTTCTGTGGGCCACTTCACAACCAGACTACAAGCATAGTATAAGATCATACCATACAATGATTTCAATGTTAGGGAAGTGGAAACAATTCGATGTTGCATGGGCATTGATCAGAAAAATGCAGGGTGTAAGGGACGAAATATCGATGGTAAGGCTTGAGACTCTGTTGATCATGATAGAAAGCTATTCAGCTGCACGTAATGTTGGAGAAGCTGTAAAGACTTTCTATTTGTTGGAAAAATTTAAGCTGAAGGTAGATATCAATGTATTTTGTGGCCTGCTGAGTGCTCTTTGCAAGTACAAGAATGTTGAAGATGCCGAGCAGTTGCTTTACCATAAGAAGAGTGCTTTTGCTTATGAGACGAAAAGTTTTAATATTGTTCTTAACGGGTGGTGCAATATAATTGTGAGTGTTACAGAAGCAAAAAGGTTTTGGACGGTTATGATAGAAAATGGAATTGATCTGGATGCTTGTTCCTATGGTTGTATGATTTGTTGCTTTTCCAAAGCAGGCTATCTCAATGATGTTATTAGACTCTTCGAacagatgaagaggagaaattatGCTCCTGATCTGAAGGTCTATAATGCTGCTGCTTATGCCTTGGCTAAAGAAAAATGTTTTAAGGAGGCATACATTCTCTTGAATGTAATGGCAGAAAAAGGATTTACTCCAAATGCGGTTACATATCTATCTCTAATTAAGGGCTTTTGTAAGGCCGGAAATTTGAAAGATGCATATAAGATCTTTGACAAGATGATTCAGAACGGTCTTAAACCATCTATCACAgcctttcatgcattttttagtgCCTTGGAGGATCCAAAAGAAACGATGGAGCTCTTTGAGAAAATGATAAAGAGTAAGTGCACTCCCACCATGGAGACATTCATCATGTTGATCAGGAAATTCTGTCGCAGGTGTGAATTTGAAGTTGTGTTTAAGGTATGGCATAATATGGGTGACTATGGTCATAGTCCAAATCGCATGGCATACAGTGTTCTGATACATGGGCTATTCCTAAATGGTAGAACAGAAGAAGCTCATAAATACTATGAAGAAATGAAATCCAAGGGCTTTTACCCTGATCCGGCAACTGATAAAATGCTCAATGCTTGGATTGCAGGAAGAGAATTGACAGCACCGTAG